The proteins below are encoded in one region of bacterium:
- a CDS encoding YdcF family protein translates to MSSERNHRKYSWRYRLRRLIFGLALLVGVSLLAIFGSAFYLSPQDQLTKADAIVVISGGQTRTRAERGIELYKQGWAPTLVFSGAALDSGPSNAHEMRLQALRAGVPDEAILSDEDARTTYENAVNTKRMLEASDARSIILVTSPYHQRRANMTFRYLYGDEFKIINQSSFDNRWSKAAWWATPFGVYITASELAKVLYISTTNQYQ, encoded by the coding sequence GTGAGCTCCGAGCGTAATCATCGTAAGTATTCCTGGCGCTATCGTCTGCGACGTCTTATCTTTGGCCTAGCTTTACTTGTAGGCGTGTCATTGCTTGCGATCTTCGGATCGGCATTTTATCTATCACCTCAGGATCAGCTTACAAAGGCGGATGCAATTGTCGTAATATCGGGCGGACAGACGCGTACTCGAGCAGAACGCGGCATTGAACTCTACAAGCAAGGCTGGGCACCAACGCTTGTGTTTTCGGGGGCGGCACTTGATAGCGGTCCAAGCAATGCGCACGAAATGCGCTTGCAGGCACTCCGAGCTGGCGTGCCGGATGAGGCAATTCTCAGTGATGAAGATGCTCGTACTACATACGAAAATGCGGTAAATACAAAACGCATGCTAGAGGCGAGTGACGCACGTTCAATAATATTAGTTACCTCACCATATCATCAGCGACGGGCTAACATGACATTTCGTTATTTATATGGTGATGAGTTTAAGATTATCAATCAATCTTCCTTCGACAATCGTTGGAGTAAGGCGGCCTGGTGGGCAACGCCATTTGGGGTGTATATTACTGCCAGTGAGTTGGCTAAAGTGCTCTACATATCTACCACAAACCAGTACCAGTAG
- a CDS encoding TatD family hydrolase produces the protein MAMIIDTHAHLQFRTRKGTTGVAVGFEDMADVLERAQESGVTDIINVGVTPEDSRAALRLANDKQWAAVRTGVRLHATAGIHPHDAGLGDQALDLIHDMAEDVIAIGECGLDYFKNSVAIDPQEHMLRSQVEIALEHNLPVVFHVRDAWDDFFRVLDDYPKLRGVIHSFTGHSEEVQRALAHPGEMYFGLNGIMTFTRDEAQLIAARAIPMERLLLETDCPFLAPAPYRGKRNEPAYLPAVAEFLSSLHGVDVAEIARLTTANAHELFGIGD, from the coding sequence ATGGCAATGATTATCGATACGCATGCCCACTTACAGTTTCGGACGCGCAAAGGCACGACAGGTGTCGCTGTTGGCTTTGAAGACATGGCAGATGTCTTGGAGCGGGCGCAGGAATCAGGCGTAACAGACATTATAAACGTCGGTGTGACCCCTGAGGATAGTCGCGCAGCTCTGCGATTAGCGAATGACAAGCAATGGGCAGCCGTACGTACGGGTGTGCGTTTGCACGCCACAGCCGGCATTCACCCGCATGATGCTGGACTCGGTGATCAAGCGCTCGACCTTATCCATGATATGGCCGAAGATGTAATTGCGATCGGAGAGTGTGGTCTGGACTATTTTAAGAATTCAGTGGCCATTGATCCGCAAGAGCATATGTTGCGCTCGCAGGTCGAAATAGCGCTGGAGCATAATCTGCCAGTTGTCTTCCATGTGCGTGACGCGTGGGATGATTTCTTTCGGGTACTGGATGATTATCCCAAGTTGCGTGGCGTGATACATAGTTTTACTGGCCATTCTGAAGAAGTGCAACGTGCATTAGCTCATCCTGGGGAGATGTACTTTGGGCTTAACGGTATCATGACATTTACCAGAGATGAGGCTCAATTGATAGCAGCTCGTGCCATACCGATGGAGCGACTCTTGCTCGAGACGGACTGTCCGTTTCTTGCGCCTGCTCCATATCGTGGTAAACGTAATGAACCGGCTTATCTTCCGGCGGTGGCCGAGTTCCTTAGTTCATTACATGGGGTCGACGTCGCTGAGATTGCGCGTCTCACAACCGCAAATGCGCATGAACTATTTGGTATAGGCGACTAA
- a CDS encoding cysteine desulfurase has translation MARYYFDYAAATPLDPDAARAMHEAEVLVGNPASLHAVGRAARSLLDRARKDIARVLNARETEIVFTSTATEADNLAIFGVVTASGEEQAEVLVAPTEHAAVRRVTDVVRASGFACKDLPLTEHGLCDVAALEKMITDKTILITIGYVTSEVGIIQPVGEIAKLVRKLRETRVARGITTPLILHTDASAAAGLLTLGVDRLGVDLMTLSSPKVYGPHGAAALYVRSGTPLTPHTIGGGQERGLRAGTENVPAIVGFAAALTKAERMRKDELKRLEPLRDELWSKLRVMNGIRRNGDRNQLANTLNVSIADQDGEDLVLRLDALGFAVATGAACAESSREPSQVLLGLGYDEARAQSSLRITLGRDTTEAAVSALAKAIKKVVQ, from the coding sequence ATGGCTCGCTATTATTTTGATTATGCTGCAGCAACCCCGCTCGACCCTGATGCGGCACGTGCCATGCATGAGGCAGAAGTATTGGTTGGGAACCCAGCTAGTTTGCACGCCGTTGGGCGCGCCGCGCGGTCATTGCTCGACCGAGCACGCAAGGATATCGCGCGGGTTTTGAACGCTCGCGAAACCGAGATTGTGTTTACGAGTACCGCTACAGAAGCTGATAATCTGGCGATTTTTGGTGTGGTTACGGCCAGTGGAGAAGAGCAAGCCGAAGTGCTCGTAGCGCCAACCGAACATGCGGCTGTGCGTCGAGTGACCGATGTGGTTCGCGCTAGTGGCTTTGCCTGTAAGGACTTGCCGCTGACCGAACATGGTTTGTGTGATGTGGCCGCTCTAGAAAAGATGATAACCGACAAAACAATATTGATCACGATCGGGTATGTGACCAGTGAAGTTGGGATAATTCAGCCAGTCGGCGAGATCGCCAAGCTTGTGCGTAAGCTGCGCGAGACACGTGTTGCGCGCGGAATCACGACCCCGCTGATCTTGCATACCGATGCCTCTGCAGCAGCTGGATTACTGACACTCGGGGTTGATCGGCTGGGTGTTGACCTCATGACATTGAGCTCGCCAAAGGTCTATGGCCCACACGGCGCGGCTGCGCTGTATGTACGTAGCGGCACACCACTTACTCCCCACACTATCGGTGGGGGGCAGGAGCGGGGCCTGCGAGCTGGGACAGAAAATGTACCTGCTATTGTAGGGTTCGCGGCGGCGCTAACGAAGGCCGAACGTATGCGCAAGGACGAGCTCAAACGGCTTGAACCCTTACGTGATGAGTTGTGGAGTAAACTACGTGTCATGAATGGCATTCGTCGCAACGGTGATCGCAACCAGCTGGCGAATACGCTGAATGTAAGCATTGCAGATCAAGATGGCGAAGATCTTGTATTGCGCCTCGACGCACTCGGCTTTGCGGTCGCAACAGGCGCAGCTTGTGCAGAGTCATCTCGCGAGCCTAGTCAGGTTTTGCTCGGTCTCGGTTATGATGAAGCTCGAGCTCAGAGTTCGCTACGCATCACACTAGGGCGAGATACAACCGAGGCAGCTGTTTCGGCGCTCGCCAAAGCTATCAAAAAAGTCGTACAATAA